Part of the Catharus ustulatus isolate bCatUst1 chromosome 18, bCatUst1.pri.v2, whole genome shotgun sequence genome is shown below.
GAGTTCTCAGGGCATTGGGTGGTGAGATTGAGGAAAGGACTGAGGGAACAATTTCCTGGGAGCACTTACAGCAGCCAAGCCagctgggagtgcccatggAATGGCTCTTTCCAGCAAAACTCCCCTCAAACAAACAGAGTGAGTGCTGAGCTGTCTGAGGAGCCCTGGGAATGTGTCAGCACCCCCTGCCAGCTCTGATGGTCCATTAGCAATCCAATCATTGCTTCCTGGGTAATCTTCCATCACTCAATCATCACTTAATCCCCTTTTAAACAAATTGCACAGCTCCACAAACGGGGTCAGGCCCAGGAGGGTGCAGGAGGCTCTCAGGGATGAGACTGGCTGTGTTTCATTCCCTGCCAGTGCCAGGGCACAGATCCCATCCCCACATGGAATATCTGCCTTTGAATTGGGGCTGGAGAAACACTGAGAGCCATCCATACCCAAACTTTGGGACTAGGGGAGGATTTGAAGGACCAGGtgaaaactttgtttttatCCTGCACAAGAACAAAATTGAATTGTTTCACTCAGTCTTACTCTGTAGGAGAAAATAAGTCATTGACCAAACCTCCTTGTGTGACTTACCCAGAGTTTACACAGCGATGTTGTGTAAGTTAATTACACAAAGCTGGAGTATTTCCTCTTCTTGTCTAACCTGCTGGTcagccccagatcccagcacactGACAGGGATGTTCTGTTGCAGCTGGTCCGTAAATACTGCGCTGTAGTcatggacagggagcagggcaaacaccaaaaaaagggaataatcACACGTGGGGAAAAACACGCGTGgggaaaaacacgcgtggaaaaaaaaatctcgcatggaaaaaacacgcgGTACTTACGGACCAGCTGGAACAGAACATCCCTGGCagtgtgctgggatctggggctgACCAGCTAGAGAggtaaaaacccccaaaaagtgaagctgttggaaaagaaagagtgTAAAAGTGAAGTGTTGTTTTCAACACAGCTCCAGATCTGGTTTATTTCCTGTGGAATGTTGGGACCTCAGTAAATAATTCATGTGAACATCTGGAAATGCAAAGAGAGATTCAGACAAAGTCCTGCTCACCTGGTTCATGAGAGATGCTCCACAGGGTCGAAGCAGCTGATTTTTGGGAGTATTGTGGCTGagcaggaagaagggaagggaaatgtgTTGAAATTCCAGGCAGGTTTTGTCCTGCTTTGCAATTCTTCACTCCCTGCACTTGGTTCTTAGGGTGGTGCAAATTCTCATGGTTAGAGAGAATGAAAAGGCAGAGGTTGAAAAACACTCATTTTGCTTTACTGTTAATTTGTAAAGGCAGCGActtggagaaataaaacaaaataaaacattctctGCCCAACCTTCAAGGAGCTGGACCAGGTCTCTGAGCTGTTACATGGGGTTTGCTGTATTTCTACAGATATTTCCAGGAGGAGAAAGTCTGGACTAAAGATTGATCACGTTGAAAGAATCCATCAAATAAATAACTCTGTCCActgagcagccagctctgccagtccCGCTGTGCTGCCCGAGGGtcagtcccatcccagctctgcaggacttGCAAGGACTCTGCCTCTCTCCTGGCAGGCATCAGAGCAGGGTGGAGGAGGAGCCCGCGGTGTCGGGCAGGTTGCTGGGGGCCGTGCTGGAGTAAAATTTCTTCTGGGAGCGCAGGAGAGGGGTCTGGGTGTCCACGTCCCGGCGGGAGCCGCGCTTCAGGGACAGGAACACGTGCTGGGTCCAGCCATACACCAGGCAGTTCAGGAGCCCCTGGGAGGCTGCAGTGAGAGCCTGGGGGAGAGCACAGGGGAGTCAGGGATCTGAATCGGggatcccagcactgctccgTGCTCAGGGATGCCAGgaaaacctcccctggcagcaggattTTATCTTCGTGTGATAGAGAAATGGTGCTGTTACTTTAATAAATATCCAATTAATATCTAATTAAATATCTAATTAAATAGAAATGCCATACAAATATAGAATCTATTTTAAACCTATTTGtatgtgaaataaatataataactATATACAGTaattcacgattataagccgcactgagtataagccgcacttccgggtgcagcaacttttcattctttgtccatacacaagatgcacctgattataagcctcacattacaatacagggtgtgataaaaggtgtctgttctatcaccatctgttgagggtggggacagcgatccttatctctgtgagagatattctgctaatgggccatccattgaaaccaggcagggcagtgttctttatcttttcacaacccatccttcctccagccagtcattttctgctcatggccattgagtcccactgtggcactgataaaattactgcatcccattggaagttgctccagccagggggaggagcccaacatttcttaccaagataaaaacagaggttttgggacactaagggagcccctttctccactggactccagaggaaaaccggatttctccacatcaccactggagctccggagggaaactgcaccttgtacaggagcactgctccaactgagccacatctgtcactgcaggaggatgcagccaccatgggatgggactgctgccaacaccctgcctgactgggTGTGAGcttgtactctgactgtgtcagggtttggggtttgttctttgtagtactgtatttctgttttaatttccctagaaaagaactgttattcctaattcccatatctttgcctgagtgccccttgatttcaaaattataataatttggagggagggggtttacattctccatttcaaagagaagttcctgcctttctcagcagacacctgtcctccaaactaaaacagcaacttttcattctttgtccatatgtcAGCCACACCTgatcataagccgcactttgggttcggaccaaaattttagtcaaaatggtgcggcttataatagtgaaaattacttttactaAAATGTCTAACTTCTGCCTCAAacacaggaaggagctggacAAGTTATTAAGGAATCACATTTGGAGACTTAGGGAAAACTTAGAGAcatggggggggaaaaaatttctgGGGATCCTTTCTAGTTCAATTTGCTACAATTTCCATGACCACAGAATCagtgaggttggaaaagacctttgaggtCACCAAGTGCAAACATCCACCAGCACTGAGTTCACCACTAAACTGTCACGGTGCTGGGACCTTTTCAAGCACCAAACCAAGATCTTTGCCAATGAAAAGCACAACTGAGACTTGGGTTCACACAGCAGAgatccagcagggatgcagggcaggagaCTCAAGGGGAGAAGGCAGGgcccaggaggctgcaggggcagaCATTTACCTGCAGGATCAGCAGAGCCATGTAGATTTTGCTGGTTGTTGAAGCAGTTAATTTCAGCATTCCAAGCAGGACAGCTGTGGAAAGGGATGGATGAGAGGGTGAAGTTAACCCCACTTCTctgggggatgctgtgggaggAGCTCTCTGCTCAcctggagcccagcagcagaagaaggCCACAGGGTAAAAAACCACTCGTTGTTCCACCATCTTAATCATGGCCCACTGCTGATCCCCCAGGAATCCTGTGGAGTTCACAAACCTTTTGTACAGACCTCGGGCCTGACTCAGGATAACCTGGGAAAGAACAGATAAATGTTACTGTACAGCCTGTGATCTGCTGGGTTCATCCAGGATGGATGCCAGCCTGTCCAGCCTTttcacacagcactgaaatCCTGTGGCAGGTGTTGCTTTGCATGTGACCTTTTCTAAACTGAAGATTCTGAATTGATTTTAGAATCTTTAAAttgtttaggctggaaaagatctctaagatcatggagtccaacttCTTGCTGACCCATGCAGGAGGTGATCTCTTCTGCCAAGCTCCAAGCCTTTGAAATCCTGCTAAATATTTCTGGGATGGTTTGACAGAACACAGGGCTCCAGATGGATTTATCTGGTGGCACAGTGATattttccctcctctaccaccCCTTCAAAAAGGGAAGCAACACCACACAATTATTCTCCTACTTACCAAGAGTGAGTGCTCAAGAGGGACTGAAAACTGAGAGctgggttagatgggatattgggagcaaatccttcccagagcagctgtggctgccccatccctgcaagtgtccaagaCCAGTTTGGACAGCAACCTGAGACAGTGGGAGGAGCTTAAAACactttcccacccaaaccatcccatgattccatgactgCCTGGCCTGTGGAGCCATCCAAGGGCTGCACAAGGCCCAGCCTTACCAGGATGGCCACGAAGCTGATGAGGAAGGAGATGAGGAAGACGCCGATGCCGTAGAAATGCATGGCGCGGCAAACGGAGCCGCTCGGGCTCTGGGGCTCGCCGGGGGGCTCGGCCATCTCCGTGTGCATCAGGAGacacctgtggggacacagggaacagcctgagctcctgcccacccccagcagccctggggctgtgccagaggaagggaggaagggaggaagctCACCCATGTTTCTGGCTGAAGTTCTGGTAGCAGTTACTGCTGTTGCCCAGGCAGAACACCGGCACCATGAGGAAGAAAGGGATCAGGCTGAGAGGAGGAAGGACAGCATGGTCATGGCTTATTGCACTGCTCCCTTTTTCTCACATCACTACAGAGGACTTGAAAGTTGTTTTTATTGGCACTGCTCTGGAAAAGTATTTTATCAGCTTTACCAGCATCAGGGCTCTCATTTGTGAGGGCTAATCATTGGTAAAGGGAAGTCTTCTGGAAAACCACATCCAGTTAATAAAGTTATCATTAACTTGGTTGAAAAAAACCTTCTTAGTCTGCATTCATGAGGTTGTTCTGCTGTTTGTGATGAGGTTTACAAAACAAGTAGGAAGCAGGTATCAGCACACTGCAGTTTACCAAATCCACAGCCTCTGCCAGAGAGAATGAAATCTTACCTTGACAGGATCGTTGCTGTTCGGCCAACACAACTTGCATAATCAACAACCTGCAAAATCCAAAAAtcttaataaaattatttctgtacaGCCCCTGGTTCACAGGAAGCATTTCAGCAGCTGAGGGGGAtctgcccagcctgctgctcctgcatttcCAGATGGAATAGCTGGGATCCAAAGTttgctgtgcacagctgtgtaGGGCAGTGGGGCtgatgggttttttgggaagagctgcatAAGGAATGTGAGGAATGTGCCATCCTGCAGGAATATCTGGGCTACTCCCAGCCTGGTCATGGCAGTGGTGGTGCCTCCTTGTTTAGGAGTGAGGGAGGAATTAACTGCAAGGAGAGATTTTGGTCACGGGGTGTGTGAAGTATTTGCTCAGCCTGCAATGCAGGGAGGGTTTTCCTGAGTAACACTCAGTCCTTGTCCCTGGTTCCCAGCCTTCACACCAGTCCCACTCACCTGGGGGGGCACCCTGAAGAGGTTCTGGTTGTATTTCACCTTGAGGTCCATGTACAGGTGCCAGGTGTAGTTGACAGTGTAGAGAAAAGAGGCCACGTAGAATATCTGAGAAACAAACCCAACATTTCAGCCCTGGAATAACAATTCCTGTAGCATGTTTAGCTCCTCCCAAACGCCATGGAACAGAGGCAGGATGATGAAAACCTGCCAAAGGTGAGGGTCTGAGCACAGGGGCTGTTCTCACCTGgaagagccaggctggagagagATTCCCACTTTAAACCACACAAAAGCAGCTTCATTTTGGCCTCAGACAGAACCAATGACAGCAGGGCTGTCTTAGGAATAAAAATCTTTGTGACCTGGCTCATTTTTCTGGCTCAGAGCCTGGCAATGAGGGTTTCAGAGGCACTTGGACCCTCTCAGTGCTATGTCCATTAGGAAACACAGCACAGATGTGACATTTAGATTTGCTTCTTGCATAATGAGCTCACTGCACAGAGAATTCAcggaaacagaaaacaattgGATATTTCAAGAGGAATGTGAGAACAGATAttcccttccctcagcctgAGTTAACATCCCAAAAACTTCTTTCTCCATGgcaaaaaggagagaagataGAGCACACTGACAGTATCATAGCTTGAGATGAGTCCAATTATCTAAAACTTCCTAtaaaccccccccaaatctTGATtaaatttgtttccaaattCCTGCTTGTTCCAGGTTGCCCAATCAGACCATGTACATGCATGTGCTGTGTTTGTCACAGGAAACACAAACTTCAGTGGCAAAGGCAAAGAGGAAGGGCTGgacaaggaattttttttttctgtggctttgCTATCTTTGCCAAAAAAATAAGGAGCACAGGTTTGCCACCCTGGTATCATCCACAGCTGGGAAAGTGGTCACTAAACAAACTTGGCCTCCTTCACTGAGGTTGTGAATGCTCTTGGCTGGCTCAAGAGGCTGCCACAGGAACATTGCAGTGACTTTGCAGCTCATTAAATGAGTTTTAATGAGGGGCTGTTGCCCTTTTCCAACTACTTGCAGAGAAAGCCAGAACAGTTCCCAAGGATCGTTCTCCAGCACTTCAGGACACCTGGGAGAGGCTCATGGAATGTCAGCACTGCCTTCTGCAACACAGACCCAAATGCCACTTGTGAAGGTGCCAGCAGGAAGGGAATTCTGCTCTCCTGAGCCCCAgctttggggctggggacagtcctgcagcactgcccaccaGGAGATAAAGCAGAGCCACAAGAATCCCTCATTATCCCACTTGTGTGGCTCCCATTGTGCTGCCCAGCGGGAGCTGAGCCTGCCAGGACATTTTTAGGCCACTGGAACTGAACTGGAAGAACGTGGGGGAGTTGTGCAATTATAACCACAATATCTATTCTGGACTTTATTAttgcagtgcaggaggaggagagaatgAGGGACAGCAAAGGGAGCAGTATTTACATTCATATCAATCAAAGCTATGAGGCTGAAAGAGGGGAAATCCAAGAAACAAAGCAATCTCCTCCTTTATGACACAGTTTGGACACTGGGCAGCTCCATCCACTACAACATCAcaaataatagcaaaaaaaaaccctggataaagcaaaatattgcaCTGGTCCTAAGAAATGAGACATCACAAGGACTCCAGTGTGAGCCTCTCTAAGGGCTGCAAACTCCActgctgggctgtccctgcccatccccacctCAGCACAATGAGCACAACATCAGCACAACTGACACCTTCTGGGACCCAAGTGTTTGTGAGACACCCAGAAGCACAGTGAGACTTTTATTTACTCATTCCATCAGCTCCCAgacccctcctgctctgcacagtcTGCTGGTTCAACCTGTTACCGGCTCCTTCTCACGCACAAGGTGTTCCCACCTCTCAAGGGCACTGCAGGGTGTTGGGTGAGGAGGTCCTGCACTGTCACATGCCCTGAGGAAAGGTTGCTATGGCAAGGGCtcagtttgttttaatttctccctgagcaaacagcagtgacagctcttGCCAGGCACaatccagctctgccaccctgGCAGTCGCTGTGCTGTGAGGACTGCTGGTGGCACACACCAAAAGTTAATTATGACAAATTACAAGATTAATTATGGAATGTGGTGCCAAGGTCACTCACCTGTCCTGTGGCCTGCAGGTTGTAGCAGATGAGGTCTTGCTGGGAGGGGGGTGAGCTGtagagcagggctccagccaGCCAGCACAAGCCCAGGAACAGATCTGAGAGGCTCAGGTAGAAAAGTGGCCGcacctggaaaagggaaaaggctCAGCAGGTGTGAGTGGAGTCACAGCCCTGCCACTCCCCCACCCAGCTGCAGGTTTACTTCATTATCagacataaatatatttaatgcaGCCTTCCAAAGGTTTTTCTGCAGGTAAGGAAAGTTTTTCAGCAGTAAAGTGTCACTGCAAAGTTGTTTTGAAAGCCTTAATTGAGGGGAAGTGGGGCATAAGTGGCACTTTGTGGAGGGATGATTTTACCCTCAGGGAAGCACTGTGACATTTCTGACACAGTCAATTCATCTGCAGCAAACCCTGAGAGCTTCAATAAAAAAGTCTCCTCTACTTTCACAGCCAAGGAAGTTCAAAGAAAAGTTACCAGATGAAAACTTCTCAGCCTTTACTTCTAAATATCATCCTTGTTTTCAGCCCTTTAATATTCCTACACCAGTGATGGCAGAAAGATTTACTGTGCTCAGACATCAACACCAGGTTAACACTGTCACCCCCAGCTCTTCTGCTGAGACAACTCTCCTTGCAGGGAAATTCCTCATGGATTTGTGCTCTCAGGAACTGTTCCAATGCACATTCCCCACTCCAACCACCATTTCTGCCACAGGATCCAAGAGCAGCATCACAACTTCCAGAAAATATCCCAGATCATGTTACAGCTGTGCAGAATGGGACAGGCTGGCAGGGAGAAGTGACACTGTGTTTTAAATAAACTCACACAGAAATCAGAACTTTTGGTAAACACAAACCCTTCCTCAGgtaaacacaaacatttttctaTGTGTTCCATGACATTTCAGCTGGTGACtaaaatttggtttattttacaAGCCAGATTAATTTCCACTGAGAGCCATCAGTCTCTGCTGCATCTTGCTGGAAAGGAGTCATGTCTCCTTTAACAACAGTTTCCAGTTTGCACACGCTGGCCAGGACTGTaaacactgcaggaaaacattTGTGCAAAATTCAGGCCAACATTTTCCTTGTTAGTGGGAGAGCAGAGACACTGGAAAAGCAGCCTAATTACCTGCATTCTTAATTGAAGCCTTTGGAACCTCATTTTCAGCATCCAGGAGAACAAATTgtggtgtttttctttccctacaGAAAATTGTAATGCTAAACACAGCATGGAAATGCTTTAGGAGGCtttgattttgtatttcttttcatggAGTTGAGTTTTTGGTGAGATTTGCCTCAATATTGTCCTGGAAGTGAATGCATGCCACCCATCACGTTGTGTTTTGCTTGTTCCCATGTGCAATCAGAGTGAGCTTGGGAAGACTGATAAGAGTTAAGGTAGATCTGATTGAGCCAGATTTGTCCTTAGGGCATGAAGGAGCATGAGGCCTAAAGATCTGgagtaaattttaatttgatttcacctataaatgcatttttttaaccAGGCTTTCCTCACTGGTACAGAAACGAAGCCCTGGCACGACAGGCTGGGGGCACTGTCCAGATCGTGATCAAGGCAGGTTAAACCAAACAGCTC
Proteins encoded:
- the TMEM116 gene encoding transmembrane protein 116 isoform X2, producing the protein MAMLSVVGSSSIIAYAVFQNAVRSPEVRPLFYLSLSDLFLGLCWLAGALLYSSPPSQQDLICYNLQATGQIFYVASFLYTVNYTWHLYMDLKVKYNQNLFRVPPQVVDYASCVGRTATILSSLIPFFLMVPVFCLGNSSNCYQNFSQKHGCLLMHTEMAEPPGEPQSPSGSVCRAMHFYGIGVFLISFLISFVAILVILSQARGLYKRFVNSTGFLGDQQWAMIKMVEQRVVFYPVAFFCCWAPAVLLGMLKLTASTTSKIYMALLILQALTAASQGLLNCLVYGWTQHVFLSLKRGSRRDVDTQTPLLRSQKKFYSSTAPSNLPDTAGSSSTLL
- the TMEM116 gene encoding transmembrane protein 116 isoform X1; the protein is MAVPAEVERLDGGWQEVYSALQWIQFTMAMLSVVGSSSIIAYAVFQNAVRSPEVRPLFYLSLSDLFLGLCWLAGALLYSSPPSQQDLICYNLQATGQIFYVASFLYTVNYTWHLYMDLKVKYNQNLFRVPPQVVDYASCVGRTATILSSLIPFFLMVPVFCLGNSSNCYQNFSQKHGCLLMHTEMAEPPGEPQSPSGSVCRAMHFYGIGVFLISFLISFVAILVILSQARGLYKRFVNSTGFLGDQQWAMIKMVEQRVVFYPVAFFCCWAPAVLLGMLKLTASTTSKIYMALLILQALTAASQGLLNCLVYGWTQHVFLSLKRGSRRDVDTQTPLLRSQKKFYSSTAPSNLPDTAGSSSTLL